One window of the Klebsiella oxytoca genome contains the following:
- the cydD gene encoding heme ABC transporter permease/ATP-binding protein CydD: MNKTRQQELTRWLKDQSIISRRWLMISRALGVVSGLLIVAQAWFLARILHRMIMENIPATALLLPFTLLVLVFVLRAWVTWLRERVGFQAGQHIRLEIRRQVLDRLQQAGPAWIQGKPAGSWATLILEQIDDMHDYYARYRPQMTLAACVPLLIVITIFPSNWAAALILLGTAPLIPLFMALVGMGAADANRRNFLALARLSGHFLDRLRGMETLRIFHRGQAETENIREASQDFRQRTMEVLRLAFLSSGVLEFFTSLSIALVAVYFGFSYLGELNFGHYGVGVTLMSGFLALILAPEFFQPLRDLGTFYHAKAQAIGAADSLKTFMETPLAQSERGEKVLSDNDMISLEARDLLIKSPEGKVLAGPLNFSLHAGERVVLVGQSGSGKSSLLNTLTGFLPYDGSLKVNAVELKSLDTDRWRRLLSWVGQNPQLPAATLRENVLLACPDATDAQLQLALDKAWVSEFLSLLPQGIDTPVGDQAGRLSVGQAQRVAVARALLVPCRLLLLDEPAASLDAHSEQRVMQALTNASTQQTTLMVTHQLEGLADWDAIWVMQDGQIVEQGSYSQLAAASGPFATLLAHRQEEI, from the coding sequence ATGAATAAAACCCGTCAACAAGAGTTAACCCGTTGGTTAAAAGATCAAAGCATTATCTCCCGTCGCTGGTTGATGATTTCCCGCGCCCTCGGCGTCGTTAGCGGCCTGTTAATCGTTGCTCAGGCATGGTTCCTGGCGCGAATCCTCCATCGCATGATTATGGAAAATATTCCCGCGACGGCGCTGCTGCTGCCCTTTACGTTACTGGTGCTGGTCTTTGTACTTCGCGCCTGGGTAACCTGGCTGCGTGAAAGGGTCGGTTTTCAGGCGGGTCAGCATATCCGCCTTGAGATCCGCCGTCAGGTTCTGGATCGCTTACAGCAGGCGGGACCCGCATGGATACAGGGGAAACCCGCCGGTAGCTGGGCAACGCTGATCCTTGAGCAGATCGACGATATGCACGACTACTATGCTCGTTATCGGCCGCAAATGACGCTGGCCGCCTGCGTACCCTTGCTGATTGTTATCACTATCTTCCCATCTAACTGGGCGGCAGCGCTTATTCTGCTGGGTACTGCGCCGCTAATTCCGCTATTTATGGCGCTGGTGGGAATGGGAGCGGCAGATGCCAACCGACGTAACTTTCTCGCACTGGCGCGTTTGAGCGGCCATTTCCTCGATCGTCTGCGAGGCATGGAAACCCTGAGAATCTTCCATCGTGGTCAAGCAGAAACGGAAAACATCCGCGAAGCCTCTCAGGATTTCCGCCAGCGGACAATGGAAGTACTGCGCCTGGCGTTTCTCTCCTCAGGCGTACTGGAGTTTTTTACTTCGCTGTCTATTGCACTGGTCGCCGTTTACTTTGGTTTCTCCTATCTGGGAGAGCTCAACTTTGGCCATTACGGGGTTGGCGTGACGTTGATGTCCGGATTCCTCGCACTGATTCTGGCCCCTGAGTTTTTCCAGCCGCTGCGCGATCTTGGCACCTTTTATCATGCTAAAGCGCAGGCTATCGGCGCGGCTGACAGTCTGAAGACCTTTATGGAAACGCCTCTGGCCCAGTCTGAGCGGGGAGAAAAGGTATTAAGCGACAATGACATGATAAGCCTTGAAGCTCGCGATCTGCTGATCAAATCCCCTGAGGGTAAAGTGCTGGCCGGGCCGCTGAATTTTTCCTTACACGCCGGCGAACGAGTGGTACTGGTAGGGCAAAGCGGCTCGGGCAAAAGCTCGCTACTGAATACGTTAACCGGTTTTCTTCCCTATGACGGCTCTCTCAAGGTAAACGCCGTTGAGTTAAAGAGCCTGGATACCGACCGCTGGCGTCGTCTTCTGAGCTGGGTTGGGCAAAATCCGCAGCTGCCTGCGGCGACGCTGCGCGAAAACGTTCTGCTCGCATGCCCTGACGCCACTGACGCTCAGCTGCAGCTTGCTCTGGACAAAGCCTGGGTTAGTGAATTCCTTTCTCTTCTGCCGCAAGGTATTGACACACCGGTTGGCGATCAGGCGGGCCGCCTGTCTGTCGGGCAGGCTCAGCGTGTCGCCGTCGCGCGGGCACTGTTGGTCCCCTGTCGTCTGCTGCTGCTGGACGAGCCAGCCGCCAGCCTGGATGCCCACAGCGAACAGCGAGTGATGCAGGCGCTGACTAATGCATCAACGCAGCAAACTACGTTAATGGTTACCCACCAGCTGGAAGGTCTTGCTGACTGGGATGCAATTTGGGTTATGCAGGATGGTCAGATTGTTGAGCAAGGAAGTTATTCGCAGCTGGCAGCCGCAAGCGGCCCCTTCGCGACCCTGCTCGCCCATCGTCAGGAGGAGATTTAA
- the infA gene encoding translation initiation factor IF-1 has protein sequence MAKEDNIEMQGTVLDTLPNTMFRVELENGHVVTAHISGKMRKNYIRILTGDKVTVELTPYDLSKGRIVFRSR, from the coding sequence ATGGCCAAAGAAGACAATATTGAAATGCAGGGCACCGTACTTGATACGTTGCCTAACACTATGTTCCGCGTAGAACTGGAAAACGGTCACGTGGTAACTGCGCATATTTCCGGTAAAATGCGTAAAAACTACATCCGCATTCTGACGGGCGACAAAGTGACTGTTGAGCTGACCCCGTACGACCTGAGCAAAGGCCGCATTGTCTTCCGTAGTCGCTGA
- the lolA gene encoding outer membrane lipoprotein chaperone LolA, translated as MKKLAITCALLSSFVVSQVWADAASDLKSRLDKVSSFHSSFTQKVTDGSGNAVQDGQGDLWVKRPNLFNWHMTQPDESVLVSDGKTLWFYNPFVEQATATWLKDATSNTPFMLIARNQASDWQNYNIKQNGDDFVLTPKNGSGNLKQFTINVGRDGTIHQFSAVEQDDQRSSYQLKSQQNGAVDASKFTFTPPQGVTVDDQRK; from the coding sequence ATGAAAAAACTCGCAATCACCTGTGCATTACTGTCCAGTTTTGTTGTCAGCCAGGTTTGGGCGGATGCCGCCAGCGATTTAAAAAGCCGCCTTGATAAAGTGAGCAGCTTCCACTCCAGCTTTACGCAAAAAGTGACGGACGGCAGCGGTAACGCCGTGCAGGACGGACAGGGCGATCTCTGGGTCAAGCGACCAAATCTGTTCAACTGGCACATGACCCAGCCGGACGAAAGCGTTCTGGTTTCTGATGGTAAAACGCTGTGGTTCTACAACCCGTTTGTTGAGCAGGCTACCGCTACCTGGCTGAAAGATGCGACCAGCAACACGCCGTTTATGCTGATTGCCCGCAACCAGGCCAGCGACTGGCAGAACTACAACATTAAGCAGAACGGCGATGATTTTGTTCTGACACCGAAAAACGGTAGCGGTAATCTGAAGCAGTTCACCATAAACGTGGGTCGTGATGGAACGATCCATCAGTTCAGCGCCGTGGAACAGGACGATCAACGCAGCAGCTATCAGCTGAAATCGCAACAAAATGGTGCCGTCGATGCATCTAAGTTCACCTTTACGCCGCCGCAAGGGGTTACGGTGGACGATCAACGTAAGTAG
- the trxB gene encoding thioredoxin-disulfide reductase: protein MGTAKHSKLLILGSGPAGYTAAVYAARANLQPVLITGMEKGGQLTTTTEVENWPGDPNDLTGPLLMERMHEHATKFDTEIIFDHINSVDLQNRPFRLSGDSAEYTCDALIIATGASARYLGLPSEEAFKGRGVSACATCDGFFYRNQKVAVIGGGNTAVEEALYLSNIASEVHLIHRRDGFRAEKILIKRLMDKVESGNIVLHTNRTLEEVTGDQMGVSGLRLRDTQNADNVESLEVAGLFVAIGHSPNTAIFAGQLELENGYIKVQSGIHGNATQTSIPGVFAAGDVMDHIYRQAITSAGTGCMAALDAERYLDGLADACK from the coding sequence ATGGGCACGGCCAAACACAGTAAACTGCTTATTCTTGGTTCTGGACCTGCGGGATATACCGCTGCGGTCTACGCAGCGCGTGCAAATCTGCAGCCGGTATTGATTACCGGTATGGAAAAGGGGGGTCAGCTGACCACCACCACTGAAGTGGAAAACTGGCCAGGCGATCCTAACGATCTGACCGGTCCGTTATTGATGGAGCGCATGCACGAACATGCCACCAAGTTTGATACTGAAATTATTTTCGACCATATCAACAGCGTGGACCTGCAAAATCGTCCCTTCCGTCTGTCAGGCGACAGCGCTGAATACACCTGCGATGCCCTGATCATTGCCACCGGTGCGTCAGCGCGTTATCTGGGATTACCATCGGAAGAGGCATTTAAAGGCCGCGGCGTTTCGGCCTGCGCAACCTGCGACGGATTCTTCTATCGTAACCAGAAAGTGGCCGTGATCGGCGGCGGCAATACTGCCGTAGAAGAGGCGCTGTATCTGTCCAACATCGCTTCCGAAGTGCATCTGATCCACCGTCGTGACGGTTTCCGTGCGGAAAAAATCCTCATAAAGCGTCTGATGGACAAAGTGGAAAGCGGCAATATCGTACTGCATACCAACCGTACGCTGGAAGAAGTGACCGGTGACCAGATGGGCGTGAGCGGCTTGCGTCTGCGCGATACGCAAAATGCTGACAACGTTGAATCTCTGGAAGTCGCGGGGCTTTTCGTTGCTATCGGCCACAGCCCGAATACGGCAATTTTTGCCGGCCAGCTGGAGCTGGAAAACGGCTACATTAAGGTCCAGTCCGGCATCCACGGCAACGCCACCCAGACCAGCATTCCGGGCGTTTTTGCCGCAGGTGACGTGATGGATCACATTTACCGTCAGGCGATTACCTCCGCTGGTACCGGCTGTATGGCTGCGCTGGACGCTGAACGTTATCTGGATGGTTTAGCCGACGCTTGCAAATAA
- the ftsK gene encoding DNA translocase FtsK, which yields MSQEYTEDKEVKFTKLSSGRRLLEALLILCSLFAIWLMAALLSFNPSDPSWSQTAWHEPIHNIGGTPGAWLADTLFFIFGVMAYTIPIIIIGGCWFAWRHQENDEYIDYFAVSLRLIGALALILTSCGLAAINADDIWYFASGGVIGSLLSTTLQPLLHSSGGTIALLCIWAAGLTLFTGWSWVSIAEKLGGMILSVLTFASNRTRRDDTWVDEEEYEDDEDEYEDDESPKPQGSRRARILRSALARRQRLAEKFSNPMGRKTDAALFSGKRMDDAEEVQYSAGGAPVAADDVLFSGSSAARPANADDVLFSGTSAARPGDFDPYDPLLNGHSIAEPVALAAQDTGAPQAWSEPQPGYEAQPVYHPDLANQPQHAFQAQQMPVQQPGYQPEPAYQPQHAYQPEQAPVQQPGYQPEPAYQLQHAYQPEQAPVQQPGYQSEPAYQPQHAYQPEQAPVPQPGYQPEPAYQPQHAYQPEQAPVQQPGYQPEPAYQPHHAYQPEQAPVQQPGYQPEPAYQHQPEHNPVPQPEPYAPVSVVEPEPVQEEVKPQRPPMYYFEEVEEKRAREREQLAAWYQPIPEPVSPVATKPISPPPSPSVDIATVSTLASGVHQATGASSATAAAASTVSAASSAAPLFSPASGGPRVQVKEGIGPKLPRPNRVRVPTRRELASYGIKLPSQRLAEERARQAEHQHYADDSLTDEEVAELEQDELARQFAAAQNERYGESYATEVDNEDEDSAAEAELARQFAASQQQRYASEQPPGSHPFSAADYEFSPMKALVDDTPSEPVFTPMPEVPQPAPQYQQPPQHSQPVHHQPSAHQQMSQQPQNAQQQAIQHSQMPSQAQHIPGGYPQQQAPQGHVPQQPIAQPESLIHPLLMRNGDSRPLQKPTTLLPSLDLLTPPPAEVEPIDTFALEQMARLVEARLADFRIKADVVNYSPGPVITRFELNLAPGVKAARISNLSRDLARSLSTAAVRVVEVIPGKPYVGLELPNKKRQTVYLREVLDNAKFRDNPSPLTVVLGKDIAGEPVTADLAKMPHLLVAGTTGSGKSVGVNAMILSMLYKAQPEDVKFIMIDPKMLELSVYEGIPHLLTEVVTDMKDAANALRWSVNEMERRYKLMSALGVRNLAGYNEKIAEAARMGRPIPDPYWKPGDSMDATHPVLKKEPYIVVLVDEFADLMMTVGKKVEELIARLAQKARAAGIHLVLATQRPSVDVITGLIKANIPTRIAFTVSSKIDSRTILDQGGAESLLGMGDMLYSAPNSTIPVRVHGAFVRDEEVHAVVQDWKARGRPQYVEGITSDSESEGGGGGYEGGEELDPLFDQAVNFVTEKRKASISGVQRQFRIGYNRAARIIEQMEAQGIVSEQGHNGNREVLAPPPFE from the coding sequence TTGAGCCAGGAATACACCGAAGACAAAGAAGTCAAATTTACAAAGCTTAGTAGTGGGCGCCGGCTCCTTGAGGCGTTACTCATTCTTTGCTCTCTTTTTGCCATCTGGTTGATGGCGGCCTTACTCAGCTTTAATCCCTCGGATCCTAGCTGGTCGCAAACGGCGTGGCATGAGCCGATTCACAACATCGGCGGGACGCCAGGCGCCTGGCTTGCCGACACGCTATTTTTCATCTTTGGCGTAATGGCCTATACCATCCCGATCATCATTATCGGCGGCTGTTGGTTTGCCTGGCGTCATCAGGAAAATGACGAGTACATTGATTATTTCGCCGTCTCGCTGCGTTTGATCGGCGCGCTGGCGCTCATTCTTACTTCCTGTGGGCTGGCCGCTATCAATGCTGACGATATCTGGTACTTCGCCTCCGGCGGAGTGATTGGCAGCCTGCTGAGCACGACCCTACAACCGCTGCTGCACAGTAGCGGCGGGACCATCGCGCTCTTGTGCATCTGGGCGGCAGGACTGACGCTGTTTACCGGCTGGTCCTGGGTTAGCATCGCAGAAAAACTCGGCGGCATGATTCTGTCTGTTCTCACCTTCGCCAGTAACCGTACTCGTCGTGACGATACGTGGGTTGATGAAGAGGAGTATGAAGATGATGAAGACGAATATGAAGATGATGAATCGCCGAAACCGCAAGGCTCGCGTCGCGCGCGGATTTTACGCAGCGCCTTAGCCCGCCGCCAGCGGCTGGCCGAGAAGTTTTCTAACCCGATGGGACGTAAAACTGATGCCGCGTTGTTCTCCGGTAAGCGGATGGATGATGCCGAAGAAGTTCAATACAGCGCCGGTGGGGCGCCTGTTGCTGCTGACGATGTCCTTTTTTCCGGCTCCAGCGCAGCGCGTCCGGCGAATGCTGATGATGTTCTTTTCTCCGGAACCAGTGCGGCACGCCCGGGTGATTTTGACCCCTACGATCCTTTGTTGAATGGTCATAGCATTGCCGAACCGGTGGCTTTAGCCGCTCAGGATACCGGCGCACCGCAAGCATGGTCCGAACCACAGCCGGGATATGAGGCTCAGCCCGTCTATCATCCGGACCTTGCTAACCAGCCGCAGCACGCTTTTCAGGCTCAGCAGATGCCGGTCCAGCAGCCGGGATATCAGCCAGAACCGGCTTACCAGCCGCAGCATGCGTATCAGCCTGAGCAGGCTCCGGTCCAGCAGCCGGGCTATCAGCCAGAACCGGCTTACCAGCTGCAGCATGCGTATCAGCCTGAGCAGGCTCCGGTCCAGCAGCCGGGCTATCAGTCAGAACCGGCTTACCAGCCGCAGCATGCGTATCAGCCTGAGCAGGCTCCGGTCCCGCAGCCGGGCTATCAGCCAGAGCCGGCTTACCAGCCGCAGCACGCGTATCAGCCTGAGCAGGCTCCGGTCCAGCAGCCGGGCTATCAGCCAGAACCGGCTTACCAGCCGCATCATGCGTATCAGCCTGAGCAGGCTCCGGTCCAGCAGCCGGGCTATCAGCCAGAGCCGGCTTACCAGCATCAGCCGGAGCACAATCCGGTACCGCAGCCTGAACCTTACGCACCGGTGTCAGTCGTCGAGCCTGAACCTGTGCAAGAGGAAGTGAAGCCTCAGCGTCCGCCGATGTACTACTTCGAAGAAGTGGAAGAGAAACGCGCGCGCGAACGCGAGCAGCTTGCTGCATGGTATCAACCGATTCCAGAGCCGGTCAGTCCGGTTGCCACCAAACCGATTTCGCCTCCGCCGTCACCGTCAGTTGATATTGCCACAGTGAGCACGCTGGCTTCCGGAGTTCATCAGGCTACGGGGGCCTCCTCCGCAACCGCAGCGGCGGCCTCGACGGTATCAGCGGCATCCAGCGCTGCGCCGTTGTTTAGTCCGGCTTCCGGCGGCCCTCGTGTCCAGGTGAAAGAGGGCATTGGCCCAAAACTACCGCGTCCAAATCGTGTTCGGGTACCCACGCGCCGTGAGCTGGCCTCCTATGGCATTAAGCTGCCTTCGCAGCGGTTGGCTGAAGAACGTGCGCGTCAGGCCGAACATCAGCATTATGCTGATGATTCGCTGACGGATGAGGAAGTTGCAGAGCTTGAGCAGGACGAGCTGGCGCGTCAGTTCGCGGCTGCGCAGAATGAGCGTTATGGTGAGAGTTACGCGACGGAAGTGGATAACGAGGATGAGGATTCTGCCGCTGAAGCAGAGCTTGCCCGCCAGTTTGCCGCTTCTCAACAGCAGCGCTACGCCAGCGAGCAACCGCCAGGATCGCATCCGTTCTCTGCCGCTGATTACGAATTCTCGCCGATGAAAGCGTTAGTTGATGATACGCCGAGCGAGCCTGTCTTCACGCCGATGCCGGAAGTGCCGCAGCCTGCACCGCAGTATCAGCAGCCGCCACAGCATTCTCAGCCCGTACATCATCAGCCAAGCGCGCATCAGCAGATGTCTCAGCAGCCGCAAAATGCGCAACAGCAGGCGATCCAGCATTCGCAGATGCCGTCACAAGCTCAGCACATTCCTGGCGGCTATCCGCAACAGCAGGCTCCGCAGGGGCATGTTCCGCAGCAGCCAATCGCGCAGCCGGAAAGCCTTATTCACCCGCTGTTGATGCGTAATGGAGACAGTCGCCCGTTACAGAAACCGACTACGCTTTTACCGTCTCTTGATCTGCTTACGCCGCCACCGGCTGAAGTTGAGCCGATAGACACTTTTGCGCTTGAGCAGATGGCGCGTCTGGTTGAGGCTCGTCTCGCCGACTTCCGCATTAAGGCAGATGTGGTGAACTACTCGCCAGGCCCGGTCATCACTCGCTTTGAGCTTAATCTGGCTCCAGGCGTCAAAGCGGCGCGGATTTCCAACCTGTCGCGAGACCTGGCCCGTTCTCTGTCCACCGCCGCGGTTCGTGTGGTGGAGGTTATTCCGGGTAAACCGTACGTTGGTCTGGAACTGCCGAATAAAAAGCGTCAAACCGTGTACCTGCGCGAAGTGCTGGATAACGCGAAATTCCGCGATAATCCATCACCGCTGACCGTGGTTCTCGGCAAGGATATCGCTGGTGAACCTGTTACCGCCGATCTAGCGAAGATGCCGCACCTGCTGGTGGCGGGTACTACCGGTTCCGGTAAGTCCGTCGGGGTCAACGCCATGATCCTCAGCATGCTCTACAAAGCGCAGCCGGAAGATGTGAAATTCATCATGATTGACCCGAAAATGCTCGAGCTGTCGGTCTATGAGGGAATACCGCATCTGTTGACGGAAGTTGTGACGGATATGAAAGACGCGGCCAACGCTTTGCGCTGGAGCGTAAATGAAATGGAGCGTCGGTATAAACTGATGTCGGCGCTGGGCGTGCGTAATCTTGCGGGTTACAACGAGAAGATTGCTGAAGCCGCGCGTATGGGTCGGCCAATCCCGGATCCTTACTGGAAGCCCGGCGACAGCATGGATGCGACGCATCCGGTACTGAAAAAAGAGCCTTACATCGTTGTGCTGGTTGATGAGTTTGCCGACCTGATGATGACCGTCGGCAAGAAAGTGGAAGAGCTGATTGCGCGTCTGGCGCAGAAAGCGCGCGCCGCAGGCATCCACCTGGTGCTGGCAACCCAGCGACCATCGGTGGACGTTATTACCGGCCTTATCAAAGCCAATATTCCAACGCGTATCGCCTTTACCGTATCAAGTAAAATTGACTCGCGTACTATTCTTGACCAGGGGGGAGCAGAGTCTCTGCTCGGAATGGGGGATATGCTCTACTCCGCGCCTAACTCGACTATCCCTGTGCGCGTGCACGGCGCTTTTGTGCGTGATGAAGAAGTTCACGCTGTGGTGCAGGACTGGAAGGCTCGCGGGCGTCCGCAGTATGTCGAAGGCATCACCTCCGATAGCGAAAGCGAAGGTGGCGGCGGTGGCTACGAAGGCGGTGAAGAGCTCGATCCGCTGTTCGATCAGGCGGTTAACTTTGTGACGGAAAAACGTAAAGCCTCCATTTCTGGGGTACAGCGGCAGTTCCGCATCGGCTATAACCGCGCCGCGCGTATCATTGAGCAAATGGAAGCTCAGGGTATTGTGAGCGAACAGGGTCATAACGGTAACCGTGAAGTGCTGGCTCCACCGCCCTTTGAGTAA
- the lrp gene encoding leucine-responsive transcriptional regulator Lrp, translating to MVDSKKRPGKDLDRIDRNILNELQKDGRISNVELSKRVGLSPTPCLERVRRLERQGFIQGYTALLNPHYLDASLLVFVEITLNRGAPDVFEQFNSAVQKLEEIQECHLVSGDFDYLLKTRVPDMSAYRKLLGETLLRLPGVNDTRTYVVMEEVKQSNRLVIKTR from the coding sequence ATGGTAGATAGCAAGAAGCGCCCTGGCAAAGATCTCGACCGCATTGATCGTAATATTTTGAATGAATTGCAAAAAGACGGGCGTATTTCCAACGTCGAGCTTTCTAAACGGGTAGGACTTTCTCCGACGCCTTGCCTTGAGCGCGTGCGTCGACTGGAAAGGCAGGGTTTTATTCAGGGCTATACAGCGCTGCTCAATCCGCATTATCTGGATGCATCACTTCTGGTATTTGTTGAGATTACTCTGAATCGTGGCGCGCCGGATGTGTTTGAGCAATTTAACTCCGCTGTGCAAAAACTTGAAGAAATTCAAGAGTGTCATCTGGTTTCCGGGGATTTCGACTACCTGTTGAAAACCCGCGTACCGGATATGTCAGCGTATCGTAAGTTACTGGGCGAGACCTTGCTGCGCCTGCCGGGCGTAAACGACACCCGTACCTACGTGGTAATGGAAGAAGTTAAGCAAAGTAATCGTCTGGTAATCAAGACGCGCTAA
- the aat gene encoding leucyl/phenylalanyl-tRNA--protein transferase — translation MRLVQLSHHSIAFPSPEGALREPNGLLALGGDLSPARLLMAYQRGIFPWFSPGDPILWWSPDPRAVLWPEKFHLSRSMKRFHLRSPYRVTLNHAFGQVIEGCADHRDEGTWITPGIVQAYHQLHELGHAHSVEVWQGDRLVGGMYGVAQGALFCGESMFSRAENASKTALLVFSQAFSQDGGKLIDCQVLNKHTASLGAVEIPRRDYLDYLSVLRTYRLPERFWVPRALFAGEA, via the coding sequence ATGCGGCTGGTTCAGCTCTCACATCATTCCATCGCCTTCCCCTCCCCGGAAGGCGCTTTACGCGAACCAAATGGCCTGTTAGCGCTGGGCGGAGATCTTAGCCCGGCGCGGTTACTGATGGCCTATCAGCGCGGTATCTTTCCGTGGTTTTCGCCCGGCGACCCCATTTTATGGTGGTCACCCGATCCAAGGGCGGTTCTGTGGCCGGAAAAATTTCATCTCAGCCGCAGCATGAAGCGCTTTCACCTGCGCTCTCCTTATCGCGTCACGTTGAATCACGCCTTCGGTCAGGTTATCGAAGGCTGCGCCGATCATCGCGATGAGGGGACATGGATAACGCCGGGCATCGTACAGGCTTATCACCAGTTACATGAACTGGGTCACGCTCATTCTGTTGAAGTGTGGCAGGGGGATAGATTAGTCGGCGGTATGTACGGCGTCGCGCAGGGCGCCCTGTTTTGCGGTGAGTCGATGTTCAGCCGTGCCGAAAACGCGTCCAAAACCGCACTGCTGGTGTTTAGTCAGGCATTTTCGCAGGATGGTGGAAAATTAATCGACTGTCAGGTGCTAAATAAACATACGGCTTCTCTCGGCGCTGTCGAAATACCTCGCCGCGATTACCTCGACTATCTCTCTGTGCTGCGAACCTACCGTTTGCCAGAACGATTCTGGGTACCAAGGGCACTATTTGCCGGTGAAGCATAA
- the cydC gene encoding heme ABC transporter ATP-binding protein/permease CydC, whose amino-acid sequence MHALWPYLALYKRHKWLLLLGIVLAIVTLLASIGLLTLSGWFLSASAVVGVAGIYSFNYMLPAAGVRGAAIIRTAGRYFERLVSHDATFRVLQHLRVFTFSKLLPLSPAGLARFRQGELLNRVVADVDTLDHLYLRVISPLVGALVVILVVTLGLSVLDVTLALTLGGIMLFTLLVLPPLFYRAGKPAGENMTQLRGQYRQQLTSWLQGQAELMLFNASDRYRQQMEKTELRWLDAQRRQAELTALSQALMLLIGGIAIIAMLWLASADVGGNTQPGALIALFVFCALAAFEALAPVTGAFQHLGQVIASATRITQITEQEPEVTFTQGEGQNLERVSLSLSQVTFSYPQQPSPALEKVSLQVKAGEHIAILGRTGCGKSTLLQLLTRAWDPDRGEILLNNQPLTQLNEATLRRAMSVVPQRVHLFSATLRDNLLLASPSASDARLAEALERVGLAKLLEDSGLNSWLGEGGRQLSGGELRRLAIARALLHDAPLMLLDEPTEGLDATTESQILDLLAEVMREKTVLMVTHRLRGLARFNQIIVMDNGKIIEQGSHAELLAEQGRYYQFKQRL is encoded by the coding sequence ATGCACGCATTATGGCCTTACCTGGCGCTGTACAAACGGCACAAATGGCTGTTGTTGCTCGGTATCGTACTGGCAATCGTTACGCTACTGGCCAGCATTGGCTTACTCACGCTCTCCGGCTGGTTCCTCTCAGCATCCGCCGTCGTTGGCGTCGCGGGTATCTACAGCTTCAACTATATGCTGCCTGCCGCCGGGGTGCGCGGCGCGGCGATTATTCGTACTGCTGGCCGCTACTTTGAGCGTCTGGTTAGCCATGACGCTACCTTCCGCGTCCTTCAGCACCTGCGCGTTTTTACCTTCAGTAAGCTGCTACCGCTATCCCCTGCCGGACTGGCTCGCTTTCGTCAAGGTGAGTTGCTCAACCGGGTTGTTGCTGATGTCGACACCCTGGATCATCTCTACCTACGCGTAATATCACCGCTGGTAGGGGCCCTTGTGGTGATCCTCGTTGTCACCTTAGGCCTGAGCGTGCTGGACGTCACTCTGGCCCTGACCCTCGGCGGCATTATGCTGTTCACTCTGCTGGTGCTGCCGCCGCTGTTCTATCGCGCCGGTAAACCCGCAGGGGAAAACATGACCCAGCTGCGCGGGCAGTATCGCCAGCAGCTGACCTCATGGCTTCAGGGGCAGGCAGAACTTATGCTATTCAATGCCAGCGATCGCTACCGGCAGCAGATGGAAAAAACAGAACTTCGCTGGCTGGATGCACAGCGCCGCCAGGCTGAACTCACCGCTCTTTCTCAGGCATTAATGCTGCTGATTGGCGGTATTGCGATTATCGCCATGCTGTGGCTCGCCTCTGCGGACGTTGGCGGTAACACTCAGCCTGGAGCCCTGATTGCTCTGTTTGTGTTCTGCGCGTTAGCGGCGTTCGAAGCGCTCGCACCGGTCACTGGCGCATTTCAGCATCTGGGGCAAGTTATCGCTTCAGCAACACGTATTACGCAAATTACTGAACAAGAGCCGGAGGTGACCTTTACTCAGGGTGAAGGCCAGAATCTGGAACGGGTATCGTTAAGCCTCAGTCAGGTCACGTTTAGCTATCCGCAACAGCCCTCCCCCGCGCTTGAAAAAGTCTCATTGCAGGTTAAAGCCGGAGAGCATATCGCTATTCTGGGACGGACTGGCTGCGGCAAATCAACCCTGTTACAGCTGCTGACCCGCGCCTGGGATCCGGATCGCGGGGAAATCCTACTCAATAATCAGCCGCTGACGCAGCTTAATGAGGCGACGCTGCGTCGGGCGATGAGCGTCGTACCGCAGCGCGTGCATCTGTTCAGCGCCACGCTGCGTGATAACCTGCTGCTGGCCTCTCCTTCTGCCAGCGATGCCCGGCTTGCAGAAGCGCTGGAGCGCGTTGGTTTAGCAAAACTACTGGAAGATAGCGGCCTGAATAGCTGGCTGGGAGAAGGGGGCCGTCAGCTCTCCGGCGGTGAGCTACGCAGGTTGGCTATCGCCCGCGCCCTGCTTCATGACGCGCCGCTCATGTTGCTTGATGAGCCTACCGAAGGCCTTGATGCGACAACCGAAAGCCAAATACTTGATCTACTTGCGGAAGTGATGCGTGAAAAAACCGTGCTGATGGTGACTCACCGTCTGCGCGGACTCGCGCGCTTTAATCAGATAATTGTCATGGACAACGGGAAGATTATTGAGCAAGGTAGTCACGCAGAACTGCTGGCTGAACAAGGGCGATACTACCAGTTTAAGCAGCGCCTGTAG